The DNA sequence TAAAGTGTCCTGGTAGTACTATGAGTCATACAATGCATTGGCAAAATATCGCCTATTTAACACAATCAGACGAGGTAAAATTTGTTTTAGCTTCCAGAGACGATTACGACTGGACGAAGGATGTGATACAGAAATATAATTTATCAGGAATTGCGAAGGTATTGTTAGGAACAGTTTTTAATACAATCTCTCCACAATCCGTTGTACAATGGATTTTAGAAGACAATCTCAAGGTGAGATTTCAACTGCAGCTCCACAAGTATATATGGGAACCACACACGAGGGGTGTTTGATAGTTATGAAAGATTTAGCAATTGTGCTCGTCAGCGGAGGTATGGACAGCTGCGTAACATCAGCTATTGCAAATACGCAGTACGAGCTTGCATTCTTACACGTTAATTATGGTCAGCGCACCGAAACAAGAGAGTTGAAGGCATTTCGCGAAATTGCGTTATACTATCGTATACCTGACGAGAGAATCCTCATCTCAGATGTTGATTATCTCAGGAAGATTGGAGGTTCAAGTTTAACCGACCCTCGCATGAACATTCAGGAGGTACAGTTACATAATAAAGAAATCCCGACTTCTTATGTTCCTTTTAGAAATACTATTTTTTTAACGATTGCTGTTTCCTGGGGGGAAATAATTGGGGCACGAAAGATATTTATTGGTGCTGTAGAGCAAGATAGCCCCGGTTATCCTGACTGTAAGCCGGTATATTATGAGATATTTAATAAGCTGATTAAGGCAGGAACAAAGCCAACAACGTTTCTTGAGGTAGAAACACCACTCATAGGGAAGAGTAAATCTGAAATTGTTACCATGGGTCTTTCTTTGATGGCGCCTCTTCATCTCAGTTGGTCTTGTTACAAGAATACCGATAAAGCATGTGGGTTATGCCATAGTTGTTTCCTGCGCCTAAAAGCCTTTAAAGAAGCACATGCGGTAGATCAAATTCCCTATGTTTGATGTAACACACAATGCCATAGATTGCCACTATTTTAGATGAACAACAGGCAGAGAGTTCCCTTTCATAATCATATTATTATTTTTTACTTCCAAAAATATAATCTGCATCTTTTGGTGTGAGTCCCCGATATAAATCGCGAACAAACTCCTGTGCCAAAGTGAGCGCATCCTCCAGAGTATCTTCCGTGCTGGGAATAGCAAGCCGTATCATGAAGCCCACCCTGTTTTTATTAAATAATGAAAAATATAACTCTTTTATTTTCTGTTTAGTCCAATCTACAATGCCTTTATCAATACAAATCCAATAGATTAACAAAAAGCCTTCGGTATTTTTTTGAGCATAGAGGGCATGGGTTTTTAATGTACGACCTGCCAGATGAAATTCCTGATCATAGAGCTCTCTTACTTTAAAGCCAGCTCCATGAGAGCAGATCTTTGGGTTATGAAAATTACCTGCATTCAGGATAGAGAAAAACAAATTTTTATCATGTGCATTTACATACCTGCGTTCGAGAATCTGACTGATAAAATTATATTTTTTATCTTCTAAATTCCATTCATCTCTTATATCAATACCTTGCCAACTATTCATGGTATAGGGGATTTCCAGGCGAGAAAAAACCTCCGAACTTGTATACTTAGTCCT is a window from the Candidatus Jettenia sp. genome containing:
- the queC gene encoding 7-cyano-7-deazaguanine synthase QueC; its protein translation is MKDLAIVLVSGGMDSCVTSAIANTQYELAFLHVNYGQRTETRELKAFREIALYYRIPDERILISDVDYLRKIGGSSLTDPRMNIQEVQLHNKEIPTSYVPFRNTIFLTIAVSWGEIIGARKIFIGAVEQDSPGYPDCKPVYYEIFNKLIKAGTKPTTFLEVETPLIGKSKSEIVTMGLSLMAPLHLSWSCYKNTDKACGLCHSCFLRLKAFKEAHAVDQIPYV
- a CDS encoding EpsI family protein; this translates as MNSWQGIDIRDEWNLEDKKYNFISQILERRYVNAHDKNLFFSILNAGNFHNPKICSHGAGFKVRELYDQEFHLAGRTLKTHALYAQKNTEGFLLIYWICIDKGIVDWTKQKIKELYFSLFNKNRVGFMIRLAIPSTEDTLEDALTLAQEFVRDLYRGLTPKDADYIFGSKK